The window GGAACTCGCTCAGTGATGATCACCATGAAAGGACGGTTGAACCGCAACTGTGGGACGTGGCGGGAGGAAAGTAGCCATATTTGGATACCGGTGGATGCTGCAGCTGTGGCTCCGGCCTCAGCAACATCCAGTGTGGCTTGGTGCACCACCTTTACAGCACAATCAAAGCAGAGCGGGTCAAACATGTCAACAGAACATGAgcaaagacattttttcttctcatttgcTGCCTTTTTACCTTAGAGACAAACAGGCCATCTGCAATGCCGCTCAGATTTGCACGATCCCCAAACATGTCTGCCATTCCCATTCCAGTCAGCACATCATTCATTTCGTAGGAGGTCTTGATGGAAAACTTGGGAACAAATATCTTGTATgtcctaaaaaaacacacacacacacaattttaaGCACTCATCAATCatgacttggaaaaaaaaacattaattggtACGTAATGTAGaatttctttactctgacttCGTCCACTTCAACCATTTAGTAACATGTGCGGGGGAGATATTGCGCTCCAGCACTGCCATATCATCAGGTAGGAGCAGCAGCATGGAGTGTAAGTTGTTGAAAGGCAGATGGAGGACTTTTGTGTTGATGGCCTGGTCATCATAAGTATTAAGATCTTCTTTCATTGTCATCATCTGGACTTGAACCTGGAGAATGAAAGATGGACAGTTAGTTGgttggaaaataaatacaagatgCCTCATATCTGCTCCGCCTGTTTGGATGTATGACTTTGAACCTCATTGCTTTCGTCCACTCTGAATCTGCCCTCAAAGGTGTACCGAGGATCAAACGGAGTTTCCCATTTACCTGTTCAAGTGAAGACAATCATatcacctaaaaaaaattacttcacAATGAAAGAGGAGAGAGATCTCGTCGCATGAGACCATTTACCTTCGtagtagatgtagctgaggagaTACATGACTGTGCTTGGATCCAGGCTTTCTACCAGCTTGTCTATCTTCCCGTTAGTCTTACCCGATACATACTGATTGATGGTGTCGGCGCTCTCTGTGGTGTTGGCAAAGTCAACATTGAAGCCCTCGGCAGAATAGGACTGCTTCAGGACATCCAGGAACTCAGGGTTTGCATTGAAGCTGTTGTTCATGAACATGGCGGTGCCTTGGCTGAGGTCCTCATGAGATGCTTTGTTTCCAAGGAGTGTACGAAAGGCCTGGTCTACATCTGTCTGAGCCAGCTGGGAGCTGTTGAAGCCCATCCCTCTGAAAAGCTGCTGGTGAGTCTCCCCCCGGGcccccaccatcagagcagcCAAGGCAGTGGAGACGCTAACCGGAGAGAAGAAGATGTTTTTGCCCTTGGAGGATGCATGATCCGCCAACTTCGTGTACAGACGGAATGCAAACTCTTTGTTTGCCGAGGTCACCAGCGACATTTTGTTGTCACTGCCATCTCCAGTGGGGCCTTGGGCCTCCTCGCCGTGCCCTATGTGATGATGGCTTCTTCCTACACAGACCACTGCTGATAAGATCCAGAGAGCCAGGGGTACATGCATCGTGAACTGAAACAAAGAGTCAAAAGTGCTATTTGTTTTGCTTACACAATATGTGTTGTTGCACATAGACCTGGTGAAATCTCAAAACCTACTAAGTTGGTTCTACAGGTTCTAGATTAATATACAAGTCTTTGTTTGCTCCATAAAAATATATCAGTTTTCCATATAGACAGCCATCTTGATTAAagtgattaatttattttcttcatgtgTCAGATCTGACAAAATTTCACACAATATATAATAAACGGAAAAGCTAAACTCAAACTCTTTAAGATGATTTGCTTTGATTTCCTTTGTGACACTTTATGGCATGGACAAATACTAAAAAAcaggcttttttcccccccaccatCTCAAAACAATTGTTTCATTGTAGAGCTGGATTTTAAATGAAGAATCTAACATGTTATTAAAACTCCACTCATGTTCtggaaaaacatttcaacataaactttaaaaacaaagagcattTGTTTTCTATAAAATGTGTAAACCACTTACCTTTCTCTGGCTGCAACTCAGTTTTCCCTCTTACTACAGGCTGGAGGGGAAAGAGCCTCTGTTTATATTAACGACCAGGtaaaatttgattttgtttattctctTTCCAAATTTCTTATTTGTTCTACATTTCAGCTGTGTAACAGTCGACCAGTCGCTACTAATCATGACATTGCAGTTTTGAAAGGGTtcaataaaagcacaaaaaaacaataacaagtaaataataATGCACAATACGTTATTTTAcggtaaaatataaaatatcttAATGCTTATTAGTACCCTTGATTGTTAAgggttctgatgaaaatcatgtatctctaaaacattttggtttcatcCACTTTGACACTTATCACAATTCAGATGTTtatacaaaataatatttttttgctagaaaacatgttgaaataagatggaaaaATACTTGAATGTCTGTGGTTAACCTTAAAAAACAGCTGAATTGCTCAATTGCTTAACTTTTTTGATTAACTATTTCCAGTTAAATAAGATAAAGATTTCTTGAAAAACCTTTCTCAAACTATTACACTTCTTAAAGGGAACatattattttcagttcttccttttcacattgaaatattTCATGTGTGGCCTATATAAAATTGGAACTGCTATACTTGAAATTTTGTAGATGTAGAGAAAAAAGGCTATTCAAATTGAGCTAATCTGGGGCGCGCACTtggcgcagtgggtagtgcGACCcttatacagaggccttagtcctcgatgcggtcgacccgggtttgaatccgacccgcggtcctttgccgaatgtctctccccctcttcctgtcagcctacattcaaaaaaagcgagccactagagccgcaaaaaactccccccccccccccccccccccccaaaaaaaaaaaaattgaggtaATCTATTTTAATGTTCTAAACATAGCTGGGtctaaagtacttttaaatctAAACTGATAACATTTAAATTTCTCCTTAAACTCTAATAAATATACTAGTCTGTCAATTATAGTCCCCCCCCATCATTTTACCAAAAGAAGATGTGAGAGCCATTGACCTATGATTTCCTGTTAAATTACGATCGTTTCCAGGTTTACAAATTTgaacaataatttcttctttCAATTTGTTCTGGCAATTTTCCTTTCTCTTACAGCCTGCCTTGTTGTACAagtctaaaaatattttctgcagAGTGACTTCCTCCACAGTTACAACATTTTACAGGATTACTTCCACATTAACCATAAAGATGTTCACCCTCAAATCTACCACACCTTTGGTTTGCCCTTGTGTGGCCATATCTTGGACACTTGTAGCATCTGAAAGGCAACTGCTCAGGGagtattttatcttaaaaaaaagtgctccCCACTTTTTCTCTATTCCTGAAAGCCCATGGTTGTTTAATGCCAGCAACTTCTCATTTACTCATTACTTTCTAAAACTCAACAGCACTTTCCCACACAAGAATCCCTAAAGTCACTCCCCAAAATCACTTTTTACAAATAAGCAAACTTCTATCACAAAACTTTGGCTAATGCTACATCTCCAAGCCCTTTCTTTAATCCAGTTAATAAACTATAATAGGACATATTCCAACCATTTCTGGCTCCTCATTAAATTTAAGAATGACTTTGAAATCTTCCAACATTAATttcttatttcagttttttcttcctcatcctcaAAAGCCTGTCTCCTATACGCTGTTCCATTACTAAACTTTtactttcctcctcctctcttatTCTCCACTATCACTACATCCATATATATTCATCCTCTGAAACCCAGTCATTACTACTAGCCAACTCTTTCACAATCTACAATataccaaaaatgaaactgcaTTTAAAATTCAATATATTCTTCTCACTCCTTTAGTGGTCAGCCACCTCCTCTCCAGCAGTCAGTGAAAAGGCTTCCAAACTGGGACGGATGAAGACGATGATGTCAAGTTGTCCCAAGATGATTCCCTGGGGGCCTGAGCACCTTTTAAAGGTTCTGGAAGGGTCCACTTATTGACTGAGGAGGGGGACTTAAACAGTGCACTTTAAGGTTTAATAATATGGATTTAAATTGGGAATTAAGATGGGTTTTTAGATATTTCTAAGTGTCAGAtaaaatttgttaaataaagtatTGGATGTTTAGTCGGTGTGTAGATGTTTGTTAGCTCACATATGTTCTTTGTTTTCCCCGTTTCAATGCAGGTCTTTTAACCCGGGGGTGTGGTAGATCACAAAAGGCTGCCAGTGAAGATCCTTGGGAGTTGCtgctaaaaccttttttttcccttttgtgtACCTGTTAAATGATGGTGAACAAACTCCTGGTTGGTCTGCACCTTGTCTCTGCCTCAAGCCTCCTGCTTAATCCAGCCGCTGAGGGCCATTTGAGCAATTAGACAACTGCAACTCCTTTTAATTAGGGTTGGGAAATATATACCTGCAGTCAGTGCAGAACTAATGCTTAACATCTTTTAGCAGATACAAGAAGGCATGACCTCATCATCCCAGTTTTAGCAGATTTATATTGGGTGCCTGTTAAATTTGGTATTGATTTTAAGAGCCTTTAAGAGttatcaataaaaaacattcataATTTCACTAATAGCTGTCCCTGTTGTTTGGAGAAAGATTTATTCTGGCTGAACAAAGAGCTGTCTTTCCCAGAATTCCCCTGGTTAGGTTTCAAAAGGTTCAAAAGTGTGATTTTAGTCAACTtgggttgagaaaaaaaaattacttctcCATTTGCAATTCGCCAAGTCTATTAAAATGTATCTGacaataaataattattcaaattaGTTAAGAATTTACACATTTGCCCAGATCCAACTAAGACTTCAAGGTTACAAATGCCCATAAGTGGGAACATAAATAACTATAAGAGACTGAGCACAAAGGAGTGGAGTAGTTTAACAAAAATCCCATGGATGCAAAAAGAATACAGTTTACTAAATTTGCTGAAACTAATAAAGACACTTATGCACAGACTGCCAAAATGGTCATGACAACAATCTCTCCAGATTCAGCCAAGTTTGAAAGCCTACCATTGAAATCTTACATTTTTCGTATGATTtccttttataaatattttgaacACTGCATGCCTTTGGAACATTTGCTATTGTATCATAACTCAGAAAGTTTCAACCACAGCAGTGTTTCTATCTAACTTGCAAATACAACAGAACATTTTTGGCTGCTTGGCTGGCGTTTTATAGCTAGGTCTGCACAATACATTGCAGAGTTCTCTCTATATCACACTAAGCAGCATCCATATCCCACAACAGCTTGGATTAACATAAGTATTAAGAAATACTTAAATATGCATTGTAGATCTAAGTCTACatctaaaaaatgtttcaggccaaaataaaaactttgagaCAGTTAAGAGGTGGTAATGTGATCAAGACATTAGGAAACAAGttttcaatgccttttaaaaacacacacacacacacacacacacacaccagaagTGATGGAAATATTGAATGGCAATTACACCCCCATGGCTGACTGAGGGATAAAGTACTCTTCGTCTTGGGTCGGTTTGCTATGACACAAATTCAGAACATTTCcagtttaaaaattattttgcacaAGTCCTATTGTTAACAAACTATTCACTAGTATTGCACGTTTCCCCAACATCATGCTGCCCCAATTTCCACCATTTTCTATTGAAGAAAAGGCAttctaatttttcttttaaaagcaaatatttcaaatacacATCATTAGGTGTCCATTAATACCATGTAGCATTGAATAGTCTGTTAAAAATCTTAAGTTCACTTTGCATGTTGCCATCACTTTAGGTTTTTAAGTAAGGCTTAACATTTTCAGAACTCCAAAGTGACAAC of the Fundulus heteroclitus isolate FHET01 chromosome 12, MU-UCD_Fhet_4.1, whole genome shotgun sequence genome contains:
- the LOC118564991 gene encoding serine protease inhibitor 2.1-like isoform X2, whose translation is MHVPLALWILSAVVCVGRSHHHIGHGEEAQGPTGDGSDNKMSLVTSANKEFAFRLYTKLADHASSKGKNIFFSPVSVSTALAALMVGARGETHQQLFRGMGFNSSQLAQTDVDQAFRTLLGNKASHEDLSQGTAMFMNNSFNANPEFLDVLKQSYSAEGFNVDFANTTESADTINQYVSGKTNGKIDKLVESLDPSTVMYLLSYIYYEGKWETPFDPRYTFEGRFRVDESNEVQVQMMTMKEDLNTYDDQAINTKVLHLPFNNLHSMLLLLPDDMAVLERNISPAHVTKWLKWTKSETYKIFVPKFSIKTSYEMNDVLTGMGMADMFGDRANLSGIADGLFVSKVVHQATLDVAEAGATAAASTGIQIWLLSSRHVPQLRFNRPFMVIITERVPENILFIGKIVNPNL
- the LOC118564991 gene encoding serine protease inhibitor A3M-like isoform X1; this encodes MCNNTYCVSKTNSTFDSLFQFTMHVPLALWILSAVVCVGRSHHHIGHGEEAQGPTGDGSDNKMSLVTSANKEFAFRLYTKLADHASSKGKNIFFSPVSVSTALAALMVGARGETHQQLFRGMGFNSSQLAQTDVDQAFRTLLGNKASHEDLSQGTAMFMNNSFNANPEFLDVLKQSYSAEGFNVDFANTTESADTINQYVSGKTNGKIDKLVESLDPSTVMYLLSYIYYEGKWETPFDPRYTFEGRFRVDESNEVQVQMMTMKEDLNTYDDQAINTKVLHLPFNNLHSMLLLLPDDMAVLERNISPAHVTKWLKWTKSETYKIFVPKFSIKTSYEMNDVLTGMGMADMFGDRANLSGIADGLFVSKVVHQATLDVAEAGATAAASTGIQIWLLSSRHVPQLRFNRPFMVIITERVPENILFIGKIVNPNL